One Desulfovibrio sp. genomic window carries:
- a CDS encoding methyl-accepting chemotaxis protein: MNFKFLLSCCTVALLAAGLGFGATYVTGMALAGVAVSSLVAALGAFAVGRALWGGAVSQAVDAVCGIAAMPGNLVHTDDPALKPLFSRLEDLRQVYKNDKEYKDGILRGLPMPYLLVDTKERALSTNRACLNMLEIDDSIESCLGKTLAELFYNDPTRKTAVGKSIATGECFKNLEVTIGGHKGGRVNVLANVFPIYNSGGECIGGMCVYVDMTALNNAQREITEKNQRMAEVAQALEETMDELAKIVEALTSSIRQSDKNAAVAAGQLGEAASAMGHMNSRVQEVAINADKAAEASAHTMTKATTGAEVVQNALHGIENVHKVTLELRTDMAQLETHARAITEIMNVISDIADQTNLLALNAAIEAARAGEAGRGFAVVADEVRKLAEKTMASTTDVGRAINSIQQSAAKSMASMDNAVQQVEQATDFAKQSGQALDDIVGTVEDTVGQVKAIAAASEEQSAASGEINHTIEQVNRMVADTSESMGHANQETSKLQELTGKLEDLTAQLKE; encoded by the coding sequence CGGCATGGCGCTTGCGGGCGTGGCGGTCAGCAGCCTTGTGGCGGCACTTGGAGCCTTTGCTGTTGGCCGCGCTCTGTGGGGCGGCGCCGTGAGCCAGGCTGTGGATGCCGTATGCGGCATTGCCGCCATGCCGGGCAATCTGGTTCACACCGACGACCCCGCGCTCAAGCCCCTCTTCTCGCGCCTTGAAGACCTGCGTCAGGTGTACAAGAACGACAAGGAATACAAGGACGGCATACTGCGCGGCCTGCCCATGCCCTATCTGCTGGTAGATACCAAGGAACGTGCGCTCAGCACCAACCGCGCCTGTCTGAACATGCTTGAAATTGACGACAGCATAGAGTCGTGCCTTGGCAAAACACTGGCGGAGCTGTTCTATAACGACCCCACCCGCAAGACCGCCGTGGGCAAAAGCATAGCCACCGGTGAGTGCTTCAAGAACCTTGAGGTCACCATTGGCGGCCACAAGGGCGGTAGGGTAAACGTGCTGGCCAACGTGTTTCCCATCTACAATTCCGGTGGCGAATGCATTGGCGGCATGTGCGTGTACGTGGACATGACCGCTCTCAACAATGCCCAGCGTGAAATTACTGAAAAGAACCAGCGCATGGCCGAAGTGGCTCAGGCGCTGGAAGAAACCATGGACGAGCTGGCAAAGATTGTTGAGGCCCTTACCTCCAGCATCCGTCAGTCTGACAAGAACGCCGCCGTGGCTGCCGGCCAGCTGGGCGAGGCTGCGTCGGCCATGGGACACATGAATTCCAGGGTGCAGGAAGTGGCCATCAATGCGGATAAAGCCGCGGAGGCCTCTGCCCACACCATGACCAAGGCGACCACCGGCGCCGAGGTGGTGCAAAACGCCCTGCACGGCATTGAAAACGTGCACAAGGTCACGCTTGAGCTGCGTACGGACATGGCGCAGCTGGAAACGCACGCCCGCGCAATCACGGAAATCATGAACGTCATCTCCGACATTGCCGACCAGACCAACCTGCTGGCTCTCAACGCCGCCATCGAAGCGGCCCGCGCTGGCGAAGCCGGACGCGGTTTTGCCGTGGTGGCCGACGAGGTGCGCAAGCTGGCTGAAAAGACCATGGCCTCCACCACTGACGTGGGTCGCGCCATCAATTCCATTCAGCAGAGCGCCGCCAAGAGCATGGCCTCCATGGACAATGCCGTGCAGCAGGTGGAGCAGGCCACAGATTTTGCCAAGCAGTCTGGTCAGGCTCTGGATGATATCGTGGGCACGGTGGAAGACACCGTTGGTCAGGTCAAGGCCATTGCCGCCGCCAGCGAGGAACAGTCTGCCGCCAGCGGCGAAATCAACCACACCATCGAGCAGGTCAACCGCATGGTGGCCGATACCTCTGAATCCATGGGCCACGCAAATCAGGAAAC